The DNA window GCAGGATTTCCTTGGCAATTTTGCTGGAAATAGTGCCTTTGTCGATCAGACCAATCAGCTCCGCCAGGGTTTCCGGCTTCAGGGCAATATCGGGGTAGTCCAGCTTGTGGGTGTTCAGGTAGCTGGCAATGTCACTCATCATCCAGTTGGCGGCAGCTTTCGGATCCGCCCCGGCGGCGATCACCGCTTCAAAATACTCAGCCGTATTGCGTTCGTCGCTGAGATAACGGGCATCATAGACCGACAGGCCATACTCCTCTTGATAGCGTCTCCGTTTCACACTGGGCAGTTCCGGCAGTTCTGCTTTCCAGCGGGCTTTTTGAGCCTCTGTGACGCGAATGGGCAGCAGATCCGGTTCGGGGAAATAACGGTAATCGCTGGATCCCTCTTTTTTGCGCATGCTGATGGTGCGCTGGCTGTTCTCTTCCCAAAGGCGGGTTTCCTGAACAATCGGTTCGCCTGCTTCGACAGCTTTGACTTGGCGGTTGAATTCGTACTCAATGGCCCGTTGAATGGCGTTGAAGGAGTTCATGTTTTTGATTTCTACCTTCGTGCCAAAGGTTTCAGAACCTACGGGACGCACCGAGATATTGACGTCACAGCGCATGGATCCCTCTTGTAGGTTGCCGTCGCAGAGTCCGGCGTAACGCAGAATACGACGCAGTTCTTGTACGTACTCTGCTGCTTCTTCCCCGGTACGAATATCCGGTTCACTGACAATTTCAATTAGGGGTACCCCGGCACGGTTGAAGTCCACCAGCGAATAACTGGATCCCGAGAGGCGATCGCTGCCAGCATGAACCAATTTGCCCGCATCTTCTTCCATGTGGAGGCGGGTGATGCCAATGCGCTTGGTGCGACCATCACTGAGTTGAATTTCGATCCAGCCCTGGGTGGCAATGGGTAGATCATATTGCGAGATTTGGTAGTTCTTAGGCAAGTCGGGATAAAAGTACTGCTTGCGGTCGAACTTGCTGTAGGGGGCAATGGTGCAATTGAGGGCCAACCCCGCTTTGACAGCATACTCCAGCACTTTTTCATTCAAAACCGGCAAAGTTCCAGGCAAGCCCATACAGATGGGGTCGATTTGGGTGTTGGGAGGGGCGCCAAATTCAGTTGCACTGCTGGAGAAGATCTTGGTTTTGGTACTGAGCTGGCAGTGAACTTCCAACCCAATCACGGCTTCGTATTGCACTTTGGCGGGGGCAGCAGCAGTCATGGGCACCAAAAGATTGCAGTGTACCTATTCTAGTGTTAGAGCGTCAGCTCTGAAGGGGGGACATGCCCAGCAAGCTTGGTTGGTCAAGCTTTTCTGACTATCACTCCACAACCCTCTGGCCTTCACCAAGAAGCACTGCTGCTCTACGCACAACGGGTAGATCAAGCATGGAGTCATCCTGACTGTGCTTCGTTTATTTTGAGCATGCGGACTTTATTGCTCTACTGAGATGAAGCATGAGAAATTGCTCCATGGAAAGCCATTACCTTCCTGATCCCGACCCTTCTAGGGATCCAATCTCTTCTGGGCTTGAAGTGGAAGTGACGGAAGTTCCTACGTCGGAGAGATGATGACTTTGATTACTTTCTAGTAAGGCTGTGGCAGCGCGACTCGGCTGACCCCACAGCACCTGTTCCTGTCGATAAATGACAATGCCCGGCGGGGATCCCTTGGGTTTGAAAACCTGTTTGGGGCGGGTATAGACCACTGGCACCTGATCGCTGAGGCGACCGCGACTAAAATGAGCCGCCAAATCGGCAGCCGCCTGGAGATCTTCCGGTTCGGCAACAGCACCAGGCGGCAAACGCAGTAACACATGGCTACCCGGGATCTCTTGGGCATGAAACCACCAATCCTGCTCTTGGGCGAGGCGGAAGGTGAGCTGATCATTTTGCAGGTTGTTGCGTCCCACCCAGATTGGGAAACCACTGGGACTGGTGAAGCAATGGGGGGTAAGGGGTTCCGGTTGAGTCTGCTTTGGAGAGATGCGCTCTGGATTTTCCAAGTAGTGCTGTTGGATCAGTTCTTCCTCGATCTCCTTAAGGGTGGAGAGATCCTGGGGATCCCGGTAGGGTTCTAGATGTTGCAGGGCGGACTCCACCTGTTCCAGGTAGAGAATTTCTTGGTTGACGGTTTCCAGTAGGGGCCAGACGGCTTCTTGGGCACGTTTTTGCTTACGGTGCTTGCGGTAATAGGACTGGGCATTGAGAATGGCATTTTTCTCCGGGTCAAGCGGGATCTGGATGGATTGCCCTGTTGCAAAGTCCGGCAGTTCAATGTGAGTCATACCCGGTTGCCAAAGGTGCAAGTGAGCCATGAGCAGATCTGCCGCCTGCTTAGCGTTGTCCGCCTGGGTTGAGTCGGCAAGCATAGCTTCAAACTGCTGGCGCCGTTGATAGAGTTTTTTCAGAAGGCTGGAGAGTTTTTGCAGAAGCCGATGGCGTTCTCGCCCAAAGGATTCACGCTCCAACTGAGCTTGGTAGTAGGTCTCCAACAGCTGGTGTAAATCTGCTTTCGGGGCTGAGGGATCCTTTCCTGCTGCATCTCCTTGACCTGTCCAGCCAAGAACGTTGTAGCCGGTAGGGGTCATAACCGGTTCAAAATGGCTCTGTTCCAGACGAGTGAGCCAGTCTTGCCACATCCGAAACAAGGCTTGCCAGGCGTGTGTCGTCAGTTGATCGCTAGGAGTTTGCGGCGGGATCCCGGACTCCACACACATCGCTTCTGCCAAGTGCCGACTGAGTCCCCGGTAAGAACGGAATAACCGTTGGCTGATGGGACCAGGGATCAAGGCTACCCGTTCTTGCCATTGGGAAAAGGGTTCTGAGAGGGTTGGGATCGGATCCATGAGGGCAGGAGGAGCCTCGTAAACCAAACCCGGCTGCACCGGACGCACCCGTGACTGGCGTTCACTCACCCCGTGGCCGCTGGCCAAGATCATCCCGGCTTCATCCACCAAGACAGCATTGCTGTATTTCCCCATCACCTCTAGGTAAAGATGACGTTGCGGCGGATCCCCAGGTCGCGGGGCAAAGCGGCAATCCACCACCCGTTCCCACTCATCCAGCAAAATCAGCTCTGTTAGGGCCAAGCCCTTCAGCTGCCGTTGCAGGACTTGGCTAAATTGAAAGGGATCCGGCCCTTTGGCAGGAGGTTGGCAGAGGTGAATCCGCGCCGCCTGCGGATGCCAACACAGCAACAGACACAGACGGGTCTTAAGGGTGCGCAGACCCAGGATGACCGTCCACAGATCCGTCTGTTGGATCCATTCCAAACGAGCAGGCAATAGGGGATCCCGATTTTCCTTGCTCCGGGTGAGATCCGCCTGCAGGGCCCGCAGGGTGGTTAGATCGACAGGTTGCATCGCCTGTGTCCCCTCTTGAGATCAAGAGATCAAGTCAAGAGATCAAGGCTTAACCTGGCTAGAAGCCCATTAAGCGAGCGACTGTGGCCGGATCAGCCTCAACTCCCGTGTGGATTTGGGTTTGTCCCTGTTGGGTGGCGGTATCTGGATCTTTCAGGCCATTCCCCGTCAGTACACACACCACCCGCGCCCCCACCGGCACCTGATCCCGCCATTTCAACAATCCGGCGACGGAAGCAGCACTGGCAGGCTCACAAAAGACCCCTTCTTCCGCAGCCAACAGGCGATAGGCAGCCAGGATCTCTTCATCGGTAACACTATCTACCTGTCCACCACTCACCTGCACAGACGCCTTCGCTTTCACCCAACTGGCGGGGTTGCCAATGCGAATGGCAGTGGCCACGGTTTCTGGGTGCTCCACGACGCGATTCAAGACAATGGGCGCTGCACCGGCGGCCTCAAAGCCGTGTAACCGGGGTCGTTGGGTTGCCTTACCCTGCTGAAAATACTGGCTAAACCCCATCCAGTAGGCGGTGATGTTGCCGGCATTGCCCACTGGAATACAGAGCCAATCAGGGGCATCTCCAAGGGCATCCACCACTTCAAAAGCAGCCGTTTTTTGTCCTTCCAACCGGAAGCGGTTAACGGAGTTCACCAGAGCAATCGGATAGTGTTCCGAGATCTGACGTACCATTTCCAGAGCCCGGTCGAAGTTACCCTTGATGGCGATGATCTCAGCGCCGTACATCAAAGTTTGCGCCAGCTTGCCTTTGGCCACGTAGCCATCTGGGATCAACACATAAGCTCGCATCCCTCCTTTAGCAGCAAAAGCAGCAGCGGCGGCTGAGGTATTGCCTGTGCTGGCGCAAATGATGGCCTCTGCTCCTGCCTCTTTGGCCTTGGAGACGGCCATGGTCATGCCCCGATCCTTAAAGCTGCCGGTGGGATTGAGACCATCCAACTTCAGATACACCTGACAGTCTCGTCCAAGGCGTTGACTGAGAGCCGGAGAAGGGATCAGAGGAGTATTGCCCTCATGCAAGGTGACAATAGGGGTGGCAGCGCTGACAGGGAGCCATTCCCGGTAGTGCTGGATCAGGCCAGGCCAAAGTCGGACTTGAGACTGTGGCCCACCAAGGCGAGGGGGATGGGTGGGGTTCAGGGTCACCATGCAGCAGGAAACGCCAGGGCTGGGAAGAAGAGTTGCTTCTTAACTGTAGCTGGTCGTGTCGGTGCTGCGAAGCACCGAGAAGGATCCCGACTAGAACGGTGAGGATGAGTTTGGGCTTGGCTTATGATGATCTAGGTTCAAACTGGGAGGTCTGTGTCGTGATCGAGCCGATTCTGTTGGGGATCGTTCTGGGAATGGTGGTGGTCACTTTGGCCGGGTTGTTTGTGGCGGCCTACATGCAGTACCAGCGCGGCAACAAGTTGGGTTTGTAAGTTGGGTTGGTAGAGACTGACTTTGCCCACTGAGGGAGTCTAAGTCCTGATCGGGAGATTGAGTGAGGTGGCATGGCAATGCACTGGCTGCGCACTGTTACTGCTTTGCGGGAGCACGTGGCTGCCTGGCGGGGATCCACAGTTGGGTTGGTACCCACCATGGGATCCCTGCACGAGGGCCATCTCAGCCTAATCCGGCGCTGCCGCCAGGAATGTGAGGTTACGGTCGTCAGCATTTTTGTCAATCCGCTGCAATTTGGCCCAGCCGAGGACTTGGAACGTTATCCCCGCAACCTAGAAGCGGATCGGGCTATGTGTGAGGCGGCTGGTGTTGATGCTGTATTTGCCCCAGATCCGGAGGAAATGTGGGCAGATCAGGGCAGCGGAGCCGATCGCACCTGGGTAATGCCGCCGGACTCGCTGTTGAAAACCTTGTGTGCGCCCCATCGCCCTGGCCATTTTCGTGGCGTGGCGACCATTGTGCTGCAACTGCTGCATTTGGTTCAGCCCCAACGAGCCTACTTTGGCCAAAAAGATGCCCAGCAATTGGCAATTCTTCAGCGTATGGTTGAGGATCTCCAGCTACCGGTTACCCTTGTGCCTTGCCCAACGGTGCGGGATCCCGATGGCTTGGCTCTGAGTTCCCGCAATCAGTATCTTTCCACTTCTGAGCGGCAGGTGGCCTTGGGGCTTTACCGAGCGTTGCGGCGGGGATACGAGCACTGGCGAGCGGGGGATCCCTCTGCGGAAGGGATCCTGGCTGCGGCCCAAGCCGAACTGAGCCGCTATCCACAGTTGCAACTGCAATATTTGGAATTGGTGCATCCACAAACCCTCCAACCTTTGCAACGCGTTGATTCCCAAGGGCTGCTGGCTGCTGCCGCCTATGTGGGGCAAACGCGCTTGATCGACAATCTGTTGCTGAGTGTCACTCAGGAAAGTGCTGCTCAGGAAAAGGAAGCCCAGCCCCCCGAAGAACCTCACCCAGAAGGGCTAGCATTTCCATTCGGTGCTTCTGCCGCCCCACGGCGCCCTTTGATCGCCATCGATGGTCCCGCTGGAGCTGGAAAATCGACAGTGGCCCGGGCCGTGGCTGCCCAACTGCACCTGTTGTATCTGGATACGGGGGCGATGTATCGGGCGATCACCTGGCTGGCCCTACAACGGGGGATCCCTCTGGATGATGCCGAACAACTGACCCAACTGGCTGCCCAAACCCAACTTTCCCTCAAAAGTGGCAACTCCTCGGTAGAACCCACCCGCATCTGGGCCAATGGAGAAGAAATTACGCAAGCAATCCGCTCGCCGGAGGTGACCCGCTGGGTGTCACAGGTTTCCGCGGTGCCAGGGGTGCGGCAGGAATTGGTGAAGCGGCAACGCAGCATGGGACGGGATGGAGGTGCTGTCTTGGAGGGGCGGGATATCGGCACCCATGTCTTTCCAGATGCGGAACTAAAGGTATTTTTAACGGCTTCGGTGGAAGAACGGGCCCAACGGCGACAACATCAGCTACAAGCCCAGGGGCAACAGGTGGCTTTGGAGGAGTTAGAAGCGCAAATCCAGCAGCGGGATCGCCGCGACAGCGAACGGACCATTTCCCCCCTGCGCCCCGCCCCCGATGCCATTTTGATCGATACTGATCACCTGAGCCAGTCGGAGGTTCAAGACAAGATCGTCATGCTTTACCAGCAGCTTTTGGCCCGCTCCAGTACACCGCGTTTTGACCAGTAAGGCTTCTGGAGGTGCAAAGCTGGGAGGGGATCCCAGACTGAGTGCGACGCTCCGGCAAAATCGCTAAGGTGCTGGGATGGATTGATTGGGCCTCTGCTGTCTCAACTCTGCTCTGAACAACCTTCATGGTTAATGCACTTTTCTTGGCCTTCTTGCTCCTCCTTTCAGGGGCCTGTTCTGGGGCAGAAACCGCCATCACGGCCATGGACAACCTGCGTTTGGAATCCCTAATCGAGGAACAAGGGGATCCTCAAGGTTTGTATCGCTTGGCCCAGCAGCAGCGCTCGCGGCTGATCACCACCCTGTTGCTGGTGAATAACTTCGTCAATATCGGCATTGCCGCCTTGGCGACGACGATTTCGATTCAATGGCTGGGATCCCAAATCGGGGCTCTGGCTGCCACAGTACCGACCACGATTGTGGTGCTCTTGTTCGGAGAGGTAGCACCCAAATCCTTGGCGGTTAGCCATCCCCTAGGGGTATTCCGTTGGGTGGTGCGGCCCGTACATGCCCTGTCGGTGTTGCTCCGCCCTTTTATTCAGGCGTTTGAGTGGATTGTCAGCAAGCTCTTTAACCTGCTGGAACTGTCCCCGTTGACGGCAACGGCTTCCCTCAAGGATCTGGAGCTATTAATTGATGTGTTGGGGCAGCGGGGACTGCTGGACTGGCAAAAACGGCGGTTGTTTCGGGGGGCCTTGGCTCTGGACATGATCCAGGCGCGGGATGTGGCCAAGCCGAGGGTGAAGATGGAGACAATCTCCCACGATAAAACCCTGCAGGATGTGGTGAAGCTATGCCTAGAGACGGGCTACTCCCGCATCCCGGTGCAGGGAGAATCTAAGGATGAAATTGTCGGGATCATTCATCTGAAGCAGGCTCTACGCCATCTCGATCAAAAGGGAAATGGGGAAGTGACCAAGGCCATGTCACCCCCCTTTTTTGTGCCGGATACCAAGCGCATCAGCTCGTTACTTAAAGAAATGCTGCGGTCTCGCCAACACCTGGGTATTGTGGTGGATGAGTTTGGCGGCACCACCGGCCTGATTACGCTGGAGGATGTCTTGGAGGAGTTGGTGGGCGATATTTACGATGAGAGCGATCTCTCCCCGCTGCTATTGCAGCGACAACGGCGGCAAAGTTCTTCCGCTTCCAGTTAGAGATTTTAGCTTAGACAATCAGTCTTTGATGGGATCCCCCTCACCTTCCCCGCAGGAAGGGTTAGCCATAGAAATCCCAAACCTCCTGCAATAAGGTTTCTCGCTCCTCTGCTGAGGCTCTAAGCAGGGTTAGGGGATCCCCTGTGGGGAAAAAGCTGCCTACCCCCCAGCCCAAAGCCCTCGGACAAGCGGTTTTGGCTTGTAGGGATCCCGCCAAGGTGATGCCCTGCCAGGTGCCAATCAGGGTTTCTAGGGCGGAAGAAAACACCAGATCCTGTCCCGGATGTTGGTCGATCTCCGCCTGAACAGCCCGACGGGATCCGATCAGGGAGGGTTTAACCACAAGGATACCAGGCCACCGGCGCAGCGCTCGGAATTGGCTGAGTTGGGCGACAGATTCATCCAGCGCAATCGGGGTTTGGTAGTCTTGGCTCAGTTGCAGGAGTTCTGTGGGGTGATGGGGAGATAGGGGTTGTTCCAGAAACTCGATGCGTCCGGGGCTGTGGTGATTCACCTGATCACAAAGGGTCAACCACTCGCGGGCCTCTCGATCGGTCAACCCCCCATTGGCATCCAAGCGGAGGCGACAGTCCTGGGGCCACTGCTGGATCAAATTGATCAGCTCTGTGAACACTTGCCATTCCCGCTGCCACTCCCCAACGCCAATTTTCCACTTCAATACCCGATACCCCTGTTCATAAAGGGATCCCGCTTCGGTTAAGGCTGCCTCTCCGGCAGGAAGTAGCCCACAGAAGGCTAGATCGGAGAGATCTTTGTGGAACCCATCGGGATCCTGGAGGGCCAACCCAGCCGATTCAAACCCAAATTGGCAGGCGGGCAAAGTGTCTGGGATCCCGAACAGGTGCGTCACGGAAATCTGCTCGGGTAACTGCCGGCACCACTCCAGAGCTTGCTCCAGGGTTTCGCTGCCAAACCAGGGGATGGGGGCAATTTCACCGTAGCGGTGGAGACCTGAATGGGTATCCGTGAGGCGAATCAGGATCCCTTTCCGCACAGACCAGAGGCCGTGGTGGGTGAGTAAGGGCTGTCGGAATGGGCATTGATAGGGGCGAAACTCGAACTTTAGATCAGTCAGCATCTTGATTTATGATCGCCTGGAAGCATCCCGGACTCCACCATGTACCCTTCTTCCGCTCTCGATGAAATCCGGATCCCGGATCCTCCCGCCCAAGTCCGCTGGGCTCGCCGAGTGCTTTGGATGATTGGGCTCACCTTGCTGGTACTCATGGCCCTGTGCCTACTCAACATTTCCGTGGATTGGAACCGAGTCGCCAGTGGTTTGCAACGGAACTTAACTCCTCTGCTACGGGGCTTTAGTCGTCCATCAGGGGCAGTTTTTAATTTGGCAGTGCAGCGGATGTTTGAGTCCTTCAATATGGCGGTGGTGGGTACCACAATTGGGGGCATTCTTTCTTTTCCACTGTCTTTCTTGGCGTCCTCCAGTTTGTTGGGATCCGGGCGCTTGGCCATTCCTGGAAAAGCTTTCTTAGCCGGGATCCGCACCTTTCCAGAATTGTTATTGGGCATTATTTTTGTCTCTTCCTTTGGGCCGGGACAATTAGCAGGAATCATGGCGGTAGGGATTAACTCGATTGGCTTTTTGGGGAAGGTCTTTGCCGATATTATTGAAGGGATCGATCCAGGCCCCAGTGAGGCCCTGTTGGCGACGGGAGCTTCTCCTTTGCATGTCTTTCGCTATGCGGTGATCCCACAGGTTCTACCTGAGTTTCTCTCGACAGTGCTGTATCGTTTTGAAGTGAATTTACGATCTTCTGCCACGTTGGGTTTGGTGGGAGCAGGTGGCGTGGGGGTATTGCTGGTGCAGCGTATTCAGTTTCGCCGTTGGGAAGAGATCTCTACTATTTTGTTGGTGATTGTTGCCTTTGTCATTGTGGTGGATACCTTGAGCAGTTTTTTGCGTAAGAAATTGGTGTAAATGCTTTTTCGGATTGACCTGTAGCAGGGATCCCAATTCACCAAAACAGATCAACTTTTTGTTAGACTTCCTATGTAAGCTCGCCAACCTCCCCAAGCCGTAATTTCTACCTGTCCTTCGCACAGATAGGGTTCTGCTAAGATCCCTAAAACTTCTGTTCCATCTGACAACAGAATGCGTCCTACCGATAAGCCGGGTGGCTCTTGCAGAAGCAGCTGACTTAATCCGAGGGCGGGAATTTCCCAGAGTTCCAAAGCAATTGTGGATCCCCCTTGGCGCACCCTCACCATGCCTGGATAAATATCCCGAATCGACCAAAGCCGGTAACAGGGGGCTGTTTGGGCTTCTCGCAAAAAGGTTGCGCCGATTTGGATCAGGTTCCTATTTAAGGCCAAGCCCCGCATGAGGGTGCCATTCACTGCCAACTGAACTTGATTCAAACTCACGGTTTACTCCCATTGCCCAAGCAGGAGGCAGGCTATCATGGTCAGGGCTCAGGAGGAAACTGCATGGATGCAAAGTTGATTGTGGTGGGAGTTGCCATTGCCCTCTCTTTGGCGACCTTTTACTTCGGCACCCGTAACGGCTTCTACAACACCGACAAGTACCACGGGAACGGCTCTGCCCATTGATTCTGCCTGTTGAGTCTGGGCTCTTGTAGGAGTGCGTGTGTGGATCCCTTGCCCAAGCGAACTACCCTCCAGAATACAGGTGATGCCGGAGAGAACTGGGTGCGGCAATACCTGGGTCGGCAGGGTTGGCAGATCCTAGCTCAGCAGTGGCGCTGTCGTTGGGGGGAGTTGGATTTGGTCGCCGCTAGGGCAGGGGTACTGGCTTTTGTCGAGGTGAAAACCCGTAGCTCCGGTAGCTGGGATCAAGTTGGGCTTTTGGCGGTTGGGATCCTCAAACAGCGACGTTTGATTCGAGCTGCTCAAGCCTTTTTGAGCCAACATCCCCATCTGTCTGAGTGGCCTTGCCGCTTTGATGTTGCTTTGGTGGAACGTCGGACTTCTCAAGAGGGAACGGGCTACGCCTTGGTTGACTATCGGGAAGGAGCTTTTGAGCTTTATTGAAGCCGAGACAGGATAGGCTAAGGCGGATCGCGGATCGTTGTATGGAGAAGCAGCGATGTTGGCTTACCCCAGGCTGGTTATCCCCGGCAAGCTGAATGTGAAGGCGGGCCTAGTGATGCTTTTAGTGGTGCTGGGATCCCGGTTGGCAGCGGGGCAACTTTTTTCGCAAATTTTACTCTTGGGGGGGATGTTACACCCAGCCTCTTGGGCCTTAGTGGCGTTAACAGGATTGGAAGGTTAGCGTTGGCTAGGCAATATCGGCGCACTGGCGGTTGCTGGGGTCGTGCTGCTGTTATTTGGTCACTTGGCTTGGGCTACCTACTGCTCGGTGCGAGCTATTCAAAAGCTGACCCAACCCCGCCCCCCCATCAAATCCTGAGGCAGTTGGGGAAAACTGAGAAAACGTTTAAGATCGTTAACATCGTGAATTCATAGGTAATGCTCGGCATGGCTGTGCGAGAGGATGTATTTTTTGAGGGTGGCCCTCATAGTGGCGATTTGGTGTTGAACTCTTTCATTGGAGCCACGCTTGTCGGTTTGCCTCTGTTTGTCGGGGCTTTGGTGCGCAAGCTTTGGGTGCACTATCGCATTACCAACCGCCGCATTACCGTGATCGGGGGCTGGGGAGGCAAGGAGCGCTCCGATATCATCTACAGCGAAATTGCCAAAGTGGTCACCGTGCCACGGGGCTGGGGAGCTTGGGGAGATATGGTACTTACCCTCAAGGATGGCAGCCGCTTGGAAATGCGGGCACTACCTCGATTCCGGGAAATTTACAACTACATCAACGAGCGGATTGATGAGAAAGCCAAACAGGTGAGTGGCCCGATCGGCAAGCAGAAGCGCCCCGTCAAATCCTGAGAATTCCCATTGCTCAGCACCCCATCCCTATGGCATCTGCACCCCTAGACGGCAGGGATCCCCTTTGGCCTGAGCGTATGGCTTTGGTACACGAGTATCTCATCCAAGCGGGTGGCTCAGAGAAGGTGGTGCAGGCGTTAACGGCTTTTGCTCCGCAAGCCCCTCTTTACGTCAGTCTCTTCTCGCCCCACACCATGCCCTCTGCCTGGCAAGAGTTGGAGATTCACACCTCCTTTTTGCAAGGTTGGGCCAAACGCCTAGGGGTGCTACGCCGGGATTACCATGCCCGTCTCAAGTACCTTCTGCCCTGGATGCCCCTGGCCTACGAGAGTTTTGACTTCTCAGGCTATGACTGTGTGATCTCCAGTAGCCATGCTTTTGCCAAGGGGATCCTCACGGGGGAACAAACCCTTCACCTCAGCTACATCCACAGTCCGACCCGTTATCTCTGGGAAAACCGGGAGTTGTACCTGGAGCGGGGAGGACTGGGTGGCGGTGGGCATCACAGGTGGATTCGACCTGCTTATGTTCTGAGCCAATGGTTGCTCCACCGACTGCGGCAGTGGGACGTTTTGGCAGCCCAGCGCCCGGATCTACTAATTGCTAACTCCCAGCACATTCGCCGCCGCATCTACAAAACCTATCGCCGGGATGCTGTGGTCATCCATCCGCCAGTGCCGTTAGAGGGGTTTCAGCCGGTTGCGGATCCCAGTGCCGACTACGATCTGGTGGTGGGCCGTCTGGTTCCTTACAAGCGGGTGGATCTGGCGATTGCCGCCTGTGAACGGCTAGGTCGTCGCTTGCTGATTGTGGGCGAAGGGCCGGAGCTTTCTCGATTAAAAGCCTTGGCAGGGCCGTTGGTGGAATTTCTACCCCATCAACCCCAAGCCCGCCTCCAAGAACTCTTTGCCCACTGCCGCACGCTGCTGTTTCCTTGGGTGGAGGATTTTGGGTTGGTACCTGTAGAAGCCCAAGCCTGTGGCCGCCCGGTCATTGCCCTCAACCGGGGAGGCACTCAGGAAACGGTCATCCATGGGGAAACCGGGATCCACATCCCAGAGGCCAGCGTC is part of the Thermostichus vulcanus str. 'Rupite' genome and encodes:
- a CDS encoding glycosyltransferase — its product is MASAPLDGRDPLWPERMALVHEYLIQAGGSEKVVQALTAFAPQAPLYVSLFSPHTMPSAWQELEIHTSFLQGWAKRLGVLRRDYHARLKYLLPWMPLAYESFDFSGYDCVISSSHAFAKGILTGEQTLHLSYIHSPTRYLWENRELYLERGGLGGGGHHRWIRPAYVLSQWLLHRLRQWDVLAAQRPDLLIANSQHIRRRIYKTYRRDAVVIHPPVPLEGFQPVADPSADYDLVVGRLVPYKRVDLAIAACERLGRRLLIVGEGPELSRLKALAGPLVEFLPHQPQARLQELFAHCRTLLFPWVEDFGLVPVEAQACGRPVIALNRGGTQETVIHGETGIHIPEASVDALVEGLRQADRQEWDPQRIRAHALQFAPARFQAQMGSLLRWAWPRFQVGEPLDPKNWQAQ
- a CDS encoding PH domain-containing protein; the encoded protein is MAVREDVFFEGGPHSGDLVLNSFIGATLVGLPLFVGALVRKLWVHYRITNRRITVIGGWGGKERSDIIYSEIAKVVTVPRGWGAWGDMVLTLKDGSRLEMRALPRFREIYNYINERIDEKAKQVSGPIGKQKRPVKS
- the phnE gene encoding phosphonate ABC transporter, permease protein PhnE, which produces MYPSSALDEIRIPDPPAQVRWARRVLWMIGLTLLVLMALCLLNISVDWNRVASGLQRNLTPLLRGFSRPSGAVFNLAVQRMFESFNMAVVGTTIGGILSFPLSFLASSSLLGSGRLAIPGKAFLAGIRTFPELLLGIIFVSSFGPGQLAGIMAVGINSIGFLGKVFADIIEGIDPGPSEALLATGASPLHVFRYAVIPQVLPEFLSTVLYRFEVNLRSSATLGLVGAGGVGVLLVQRIQFRRWEEISTILLVIVAFVIVVDTLSSFLRKKLV
- a CDS encoding allophanate hydrolase-related protein; amino-acid sequence: MNQVQLAVNGTLMRGLALNRNLIQIGATFLREAQTAPCYRLWSIRDIYPGMVRVRQGGSTIALELWEIPALGLSQLLLQEPPGLSVGRILLSDGTEVLGILAEPYLCEGQVEITAWGGWRAYIGSLTKS
- a CDS encoding YraN family protein; the encoded protein is MDPLPKRTTLQNTGDAGENWVRQYLGRQGWQILAQQWRCRWGELDLVAARAGVLAFVEVKTRSSGSWDQVGLLAVGILKQRRLIRAAQAFLSQHPHLSEWPCRFDVALVERRTSQEGTGYALVDYREGAFELY